The Glycine max cultivar Williams 82 chromosome 3, Glycine_max_v4.0, whole genome shotgun sequence sequence TTTTATGTATTTCAACACCAAGATATGAAACAGAAAAGGAAGCGAAAAATGAAAGAAGTTACCTAATTAAAATGTCGGATTGTTATTCTAAACCAGATACTATATATGAAGATCAAGGATGACGAAATTCTAACTCTAGAATCCAAATTTCATATGGAACATTTCTACATTTACTTGGCAGAATAACTACCAAACAAAGATTTAAAGATTGAATGTGAAACGATTCATGTATTTTTTCCAAATAGCTTATTTAGCTCATGCATGCGGTAATTGAACGTTCTTatagcattattattattataattctttTAACCCCTATCCTGTTTGACGTAAGGTTCTTTTATTGCATACCACATTAATGTTAAGGTTCTAACCTTAATTATTGTGAACAATAATATAGACTATTCACACAATAATATATAAGCGATTTACACTGGGTCACATACGAGAATGTAAGGATTGCTTTATGTAGTCAATAGATATGAATTggtgtaaataatattttcttttcctccatttaatatatataaaatagggTCATGCTGATTATCTAGAATTAAATACCACCAATAATGTTTGCAGTAACACAATAACCTTAATTACCCTTAATTGTTGTgcagtaaaaaaattgttgggttTGCAGCCACGTTACTATATTTTAGTGCAGTGATTAAAACTATGTTTGGACAAATCTTTTTATAAGTGTTTACAGGAGAAGAAAAGAACAAGGTAAAAAAACAAAGTTAGTTCTCGCTTATGCCAAACTTTTTCATAgaagtttttttcattttatttctccaAAAGCTAAGGTGAATATagattgattttagtttataaaaaagtttaaaaattttattttctattataagTATTTGTGGAGAAATTTATCCTTATATTAATttacaagaatttttttaaaagatcgaAGACCATGTGCAATGTTTTTCTTTCGCATGtgctttttatttcattagactATTAGACTTGCTATGCTTTTTGTTCGTATCCGCATGTGTTTTttcctaattatatttttagcttATTATTATAATGCTATTCTTTAAtggttgtttaaaatttattttaaataaaaaataaacatgttgTCTTTCCATCCATGTAGCatgtagtaattttttatgtgtgatttatttagtattttataatttttggtaaaaattaaaatttattattggtGGGCGTGAGTCCAACCCAACTCATTGACCCAATCAATCCAAttcaaattaaagaagaaaaaaattggattgGTTTGAATCATCCATTCcatttggtttttaaaattatgaaattggctggtgatattgatttgagtattgaatttcaacattaaaaaatttaaaccaatCCAAACTCattattttagaaaacttttaatttttatgttgtataattttataattctacataaattttataattcccaCTTATAACATTAtccattagttttttttcattttattatgtttttctatttttttctctatcatatttcatttttgttatttttaatttttattttattttattaagtgaTCCAATATTGATCCGATTTGAACCAACACAACAAGTGTAACCAAATTGGTTCAGTTTCAATTATcaatttcttttaaagaaaattgaataatttcACATTGGCTAACATTgattataatcaaaatatctcttAAAATCGAATCAATCCAACCCACAATtatccctatttttttttaattgccaAAAGTATTCTTCCATTGATAATACCTTTCGAGGCAAATAGATCACATGAATATATTTTGCCTCTCCCAACAAAGCGAACTATATGCTTAATAATGTTGATAAGTTgaagttaataaattaaatgagttttagaaaagtcaataAGATGAAATTTGCTACCAAaagaaaggtttttttttttctttttcttttcacattaaagttgcataattttttttgggacCCCTTTAACCATGAGACCTAGGCAGACACACCTCAAAACAACACCTATGATTGacatattttatgaaatatgcTATTATAAGACACATTATTTTTTGGCATTGAATCACATGGGGTTCGAATTGGATTGCCCACTTAAGacccaaatttaattttctcaaaGAATCTTTAGATAGCGCTTGATTAAATTATACTTACATGCATTTGAGATGAaagtttcaaaaattattaCAGGTCTCACAcctttaaattttactttaattcaaatatttaatttttttcatccctGTTCACTTTCACATATCTTTCATTCTTTTAAACCAAATGGACCCGTGTGCTTCAATTGATTAAAGACCAATTAGGTGTTGTTGACAATGATTTATGCAcccatataaaagaaaaaggtttattattttttagtttataatttttttggatttatgtttttagtccctaatcTAGATTTTGACTAGTCAAAGTTTCAAACTTGTTCTCTTATATAtatcacacacacaaacatCAAAGTTGTTGAGGAAATGATTCAATTAGTAGGAAGTTTTTTATAATGAAtgatatatttgtaaaaaaatcttatatactCACGAAAGTTACAATGTAATCAAACGTGAGCATATTTATTTTccagaaaatatattaagactAATCAAATGTATTTTACACATTCTCAAACATATGATTCCTAGTCGTTGAGTTTTTTAGAAATCATGATTAATGTGACTCATGTAAAGCTTGTAGGCCTttaatcttcttcatcaatggaatcCTTTGCTTTTTGAAGATCAATAGCAacaaaatggagaaggaggaatgATAATTGGAGACGCTACTTCAAGAAGAAGATAAGTCAAGGAcaaactcaccaccataggaagacATGGATAAAAGTTTGGAGAGATAGGAAAAGATGAGTAGAGGGAAAGGGAGAAAGTGGAACGAAATTTTGAAagagagaagagggagaatgaggtttgaactttgaagtctaatttctcaaatcatcaaagttgaaaaattacaCACACAAGAtttctatttataacctaagtgtcacaaaattttaagaaaatttgaatttctattcaaattttacttgaatttgaatttgtggagtcaaatttagagccaaaatttcaataattatgattaatgaatttcagctatggttcaacccactaatctaATATCAAATCTAAGGTTTTCCACTAggtatgcttaggtgtcatgagacatgtaaaacatgaaggacatgtacaaagtgtgactatatgatatgaCAATGAGGTGTAAGAAGtaaatgttcacctcccccttaggctggtccgaaatttaattggattaaacttatctcaatttaattaaatttatctcccatcacacacatcaaatagcgcacttaatgcatgcgaaattacaaaactatctccaatacaaaaactagtctaagtgtcctaaaatacaagactgaaaaatcctatattactATGGCACCTTTCCTaccatggttatcaaactctcgagtttacGAGTTCACTCACCCTCTGTGAATTGactcttgagtaaactctttttttttagtagactctCGGTAGACTttataaactctaagtaaacttGATAGACTCTCAAGTTTACTATCGAgtcaacaagttaaaaaaatagataaaaatgtaaatcattttaggttattttttgtctgtttagtattcaacataccttcatttagtgtgttattctcaaatacaaaaattttcacctttaataacatcaaacacttgttctctaataacatcaaatcctTGATGTGAATGATCTGTCACTACTATAACATCtgcaagttattatctagtagtgatacattactagacttggttatttaagtattgtaaaatttatgatttactattttactttattattttttgaattgtataattagtatgttatttatagatattttgttattatttgtatatGAAGTTGATTCTTACGAGTCTACACGTTGAGTACACGAGTCGAGTCTATGAAACTCTCACGAGTCTacgtaaactctcgagtttaATAACCTTGCTCCCTagaagccctaaatacaagactcAAAGATAATGAAACTCTAATCtcatatgtacaaagataagtgaacTCATACTTAGTCTATAAgctcaaaatctatcctaaaACTTATGAGAATCCTAGGATAGGATTGCATTAATGATtatcatgtatataaaaaaaatttcggCTACCAAATGCTCCTTAATTGTAAATAGTGTTTGGAATGCTAACAAACATGTCAGATGAGTTGCACatgatatttaataatttttggccAACGTATTCTTGTCTTCCTCATTTAACATTTGGGCAGTATGcgtaaagatataaaaaaaaaataggaaagtgAAGAAACAAGCATGGAACCACCATTACAGCAACCAAAAATCACGGAACCCAACCCACACCATAAATTGCAACAAAAGAAGTCACGAAGATTTTCAAAACGTGTTAATCAGAaccaattaacataaaaaaaaaaaaaaaaaaattcagaacatTCAGCACAATGCAACTAAGCAAATCCTCCCAATTGTTAACACCCAATTCAACCAAAATTTGTACCATTTACATAAGCTAAATTTCCTTCACCTGCACAAGGAAACCTTATAAAGCTAGACATCTAATTACCACTGCATATCATTTAATTCATTCAATATTCCAAGCCGAACAATGACTTCACAACCCACTCACAATTTTAGTATCATAAAAATTCAGGATTAATTGATTGCATTGATGAGATTACATTCTCTATTGACACACTGTTTATTCATTAATCCATGCATACATGTACGATAGGAAAAATTAATGCATGATTTGAGACTATGCGCGCATTCATAATTCCAACTAGTTATTTTTCACTTGACATATAACATATTCAATATAATTACTAGAAAGAATTGATAAAACCTGGTTATGCATCACTAGAAGATATTTTCTGACACAACAACTAACATAGGTttatagtattaatattaaGAGTAATATGATGAAGCATGGAAGCCATATATGATGTTTTTGGGTTTAtgagaggaagaaaaataaggTGCAGAAAAGtatctaatattttattgaaacaaCTGTATATATAAAGAGCACAAAACATAACTGATACATCCATTGTTTGTAGGTAtaacaacataattttaaatattttaaatttatataaaaacagAATCAGAACTCCTAATCTGAAATCTAAACAACAACAAATCAAACCCCtagaaacaagaagaaaataagcaCTCCATGGTTGTAGCTGTTATTTGCAATAATAATCCAAACTGAGTTACATTTTTGTTCATTCTAGAAGAGATAACGACAAACACGGAGGAATTGGAAGACAGCAAAAACCAGCACAGCAATACCCACCACAGTGCCACTTGCCCTCCAAAGATCTCTGAAGTACACCAACCTTAAAGCCGCAATAGTGTGGTTCCAATCGTTCATGTAATGGTCGTTGAGCTTATTTATAATGTGATGGTAACAAGTTGAGTTTGTGACAACATGTTTGCATAAACCATTAACAAGAGTTGCCACTTCCTTATCACTCCCAAGTTCATGCACAATCACTTCCTTCTCAACCAGCAACTCCACATCAAGCTGAGTGTGTATCAGAGAGTCAATGAAAGAAACATAGTTGCAAAAGTAAGGCTTGTCTGGATAGTGAAACTGCTCAAAAGCAACGAGGTTCTTGAACACACGTTCAGTTGTGTGGTCTACCTTCAATTGGGGAATCCTCAAACGCGCTTTGAAGAGCTTCGACAATGGAAAGCAACCAAAGCAAAGAAATGAACTCAGAATTGGGGTCTTCTTGAAGGCTATTTCCAGTAACCGCTTGTTCACATCACCTTTCTCAAAGCTTATCCCTGAGCCTTGTAACTTTGTTGCAGTTCTTAGAACCTGATGAGCATGACCGGCTTCACACTCGGTGGGAAGGTAAAATTGCCACCTTATCAGATCAGTGAAATGTTTTGGTCCTTCTGGATTCTCTTCAGAATTGCTTCCTAGAGGACGTTTCGAAATCTCACTCCTATCTTTTCCTTTTGACTTACAAGGTTCCTTCAGACAGTGGAGTATGTAACAGGAACagtgtttcttggtttcaccagAAGAAGACATTTGGGTGTCATAGAAAGCAAAGTACTCAGTAGCAAGCTTAACAAACCCCGCAGTGTGTTCATCCTTCTTGCTTTCACGAGGGACAACATCATCATAGAGTTTCTGCAGCACAAAAAAGGGTATTTGGTTCTCTATAAGGATCAAGTCCCCAGCGATGTTCCTGCTAAGCCATGAGTGTGTCATGATCAGAtcattgttgtttttaattctaAAGGATTCGGTTCGCTTGTGGTTTTGCTCATGCTTGGCTTTGTGTGATTTGAACTCGCAGTTTCTCAACATAAGTTCCATGATGAATACGGCGTCCAGCAGCATCATGTCCACGAATGTATCTTTGGTTATGTCAAGGAATTTCTCTGCATAGCATTGTCGAATCTGCTTTTCTTCGGTCTCAAGGTAGTGTTTGTATGCCTCCATTTGTTCGTCTGAGACACCAACACGTCTCCCGAAGAATTGGTAGTATCTTAGCTTATGCTCTTGCATTGGCTTGAGTTCTTCTTTTTTGAAGTGAATTGGACCTATTGAGATGCACTGAGGAGTGTAGGCATCTTCCTTCACCTTTCGGAGATAGCAAGGAACCTTGTAGATGCTACGATCAGACAACCTTAGCTCTTCTGGGACTCCAAAGTCGATCAGGGCATGTTTCACCCTCTCAATATATTTGGTTTCATGTAATGAAGCATGAGCAGAAGGAGAAGGATTGTTATTAGTAGCAGGTTCCATTGTTGCAGCAACCCAACTTCAACTTCCTCTAATTCAACAAACACATAACTTCAGTATATAAAGACCAAAATCAAACTATGCCATCGTTATTGTACACCTGTGAAATTCATGAACAACAGTACCTTCCTTTCTTCAATTAAAGATTCAATTAAAAACCTATTTGTAAAATGAGTCCGGCTAACACGAAACCATCCAATGAAATATAagtattgaattttaaattttaaagtgattGTGTTTGCACACTTCTTTCTCTTCACACCACCTGCTTATTTAGTTTTCTGAATTGTATTATACATACTGGAAACTAATTTTTGGAATGTAAAAAATACAGTGGTCCAGTGAGAAAAAAGAGAATGTAAAACGAATTTccctaatttttaaatttgaattaaaggtAATAGCATGTTTGGAAACCCatttaagaaagaagaaatcatGTTTGACATGAAAAAACTACAATTATTAGTTTCTTAAAATCACATCCAAGATGTAGAATCAAACAGACTATAAGTCTTTTTAGCCTGATCTAATCACGGCAGGATTCAACCTTAGACAGAGAAACCTGCAAATAAAAAGTCTTGAAAAAACCTGCATTTTCACTCTTTTAAGTCTCAATTGAAACCAGAATTTTAAACCAACATACCCGTTTCTCAATCTCTTCACAGTAAGCCAATTTCTTAGGCTATTTTGAGAAGAATAATATGGACATGGCTATGTTATAAAACGCatgaatagaaagaaaaatatgttgTAAAAATGCTTTAAGGTTAGTTTAAATTTCTAACTATAAAACTTCAGATCATACAGCAGAGTTTCCTCTCTgcaacattttcattttttcacacCCTCACTCTACCAACATATTTGAAAGAAATTTGGTTGCCAACCAGTCTGAaaacaacaatcactttcccaAATGGCTtacagagaaaagaaaaagaaagcattTTAGATGACTTTAACAACAGTTAGTATCAAAAAGTAAAGAAAGACACTAAAAGTGAATAGTGTGTTCCAACAAATAGcaaatcaattatatatgttgCTTAGAGAACAACTCGCAAATACAGAACATGGAAAATGCTAGAAATTACAATGGATACAGTTCAGAACCTGACCTTTTTATCAGGAGAAAATAAACAATAGCTGCCATAGTGCCACCTTACACAATGTGTCCGTTTTTATCGTGTCCAAATGTACAGGATGATGACTGAGGAAGACTTCAAGCCACATTTATTGAATCTGAGTGAGACAGCTGTTATCATTCAATTTTACTTCAGATGACGTTGAGCGATGTATTGAAAATGCGTCATATTGTAAGGAACGttattaatatacatatatattagtaagCTTTTGTCTGTACTGTATTTGTATAGGTAGGACAGTGGTGTGACCGAGCACAGTCGAGCTGAAGGAAAGTCAGGACCTTATTTTAAGAgtcaaattgaaatttttattatttagattataaaaattttaaaataaaaaattaattatgaaaaaatgtcAACAAAATTTACGTACTGTTACGGATTTAGCATCTAAAAGTTAAGAAACATAGTGTGCAGATTTAACAcataaggaagaagaagagtaggAAATAAGAAGAGCAAACACAGCCAAGAGAAAATAGGGAGTTTTCTCTTATTTAATCAGATACAATGAATACAAAGTTAGTCTCATCTCTCTTCAACTAGTTACAAGGCCCTATATATACAGACGGACCCTAACTAACTAACAAAAAATGGTTACAACAGTAACTAATTCTAACAATTACAACAAAATAACAGAAATAGAGATAACGGATATGTGGACTCTTCTGAACGCGGACACAGCTTTAGAAAAGAGCTGGACGCAAGAGTCTCAATGTATGCGTCTAGACGCTCCTTCCAGCAGTTCACATTGAGTAATTCAAGACAATGCATGAACTTACTCTTTGGAATAGGCTTGGTGAACATATCCGTTGGGTTGTCCTTGGTATCAACCTTCTACACTTCTATCCTCTTATCTGTTTGAATGAAGTGATAGCGGACGTCAATGTGTTTGGTCCTCTCATGGTGGATGTTGTCTTTGGCCAAGCAGATTGCACTCAAACTGTCACAGGAGATGATAGTCTCTTTCTGTGGAAACCCCAGTTTAGAAATCAGACCCTTCAGCCAAATCCCTTCCTTCGCAGCCTCAGTCAAAGCCATGTACTCGGCTTTAGTAGTTGACAGGGCAACTGTGGGCTGGAGTGCTTCTTTCCAACTGATAAGAGAGTTGTCAATTGTGAAAGCATACCCAGTTACAGAACGCCTTGCGTTCAGATCAACAACAAAGTTGGAATCTGAGTATCTAGTAAGTGAGCAAGAGTTGTCACCTCTGTATACTAGTCCGATGTCAGATGTACCCTTAAGGTACCTGAGGATATGCTTCACAGCAAGCCAATGCTCCTTTCTCGGATTGCTCATAAATCTACTTACCACACCAACTGCTTGTGCTAGGTCCAGTCTAGTGCACACCATAGCATACAGTAGACTACCCACAACACTAGCATAAGGAATACGAGCCATGTATTCCTTCTTTGCTTCAGATTGAGTAGAATTGAGCTCCGATAGACGAATGGACAATGTCAGAGGTGTAGAGACAGGTCTTGACGCGCTCATTCCAAACCTCTTCAACACCTTCAGAATATACCCTTCCTGACATAAGAACATCTTCCTTTGGACTTGATCCCTCCTGATCTCCATGCCTAAAATCTTTTCAACTGCTCCCGAATccttcatctcaaattcactACCAAGTAGTGACTTCAGCGTCTGGACCTCAGCCTTGTTTATGGATGCAACTAGCATGTCGTCCACATATAGAAGGAGGTAGACGCGGTAACCATCCTCCACCTTCTTATGATAGACACATGAGTCATAAGGACTTTGGACGTACCCTTAAGAGACAATGAAAGCATCAAACCTCTTGTACCACTGTCTTGGGGATTGCTTCAAGCCATAGAGAGACTTCTTCGGCCTGCACACCCAAGTGTCCTTGCTAGACGCCATGAAACCTTCTGGCTAGTCCATGTAAATCTCTTCCTCCAAATGCCCATGGAGAAAGGCAGTCTTGACATCAAGCTGCTCTAGTTCCATGTCCAATGTTGTTACTAGAGCAAGCAAGACCCTGATGGACGTGTGTCTGACTACAGGAGAGAAGATCTCATTGTAGTCCACACCCTCCTTCTGACTATAGCCCTTAGCTACTAAACGAGCCTTATACTTGACATCTATAGGTTCAGTCTATCCAGGAATGAACGACACAACATTGGACGCACCAGGCCTGGAGACTCCATTATTGGAAGAACCAGCAGTGGACGACCCAGATTCAGATGGCATTGAATTTGTAGGTCCAACCTTCTTCTTGTAGATCCACTTGCATCCAACAGTCCTTCTGCCTTCAGGTAGCTTCACCAGATCCCATGTCTTGTTCTTTTGAAGGGACTCCATCTCCTCATTCATAGCCACAATCCACTTAGCAGACTCAGCACAAGTGATTGCCTCTCGAACAGAGCTTGGCTCAAATGTGTCAACTTCCTCAACTATCTATAATGCATAAGCCACCATGTCCTCGAAACCATATCTCACGAGGGCCCTGATTTTCCTCTCAAACCTCTGAATTACAGAGTTTCCTGGTTGAGGATCAGTCTGGCTGGACCCAACACCAAACTCTCCATGGAATTGTTGTTGGACGCACTTTTGAGGGTATCGTCCAGCCCCACCGGACCCATTAGACTGAGGTTGCTCCTGGCGTCTGCTGGTAGTGGTCTTCACCTACACCTTCTTAGTAACCTTTTGGAACTTCCTTTTACCCTCTTCAAATTCTATTGAACGCAACATAGActtttcatcaaaagtaatgTCTCTGCTCAAAATCACCTTACCTTCAGATGGTGACCAGATTCTGAATCCCTTGACTCCTCATCCATAGCCTACAAAAATACCCTTCTTGGCTCTAAGCTCCAGCTTACCCTCACTCAGATGATAGTAGGCTGGACATCCAAACACCTTCAGTATTGAGTAGTCACCTGGTTGATCAGACCAGACCTCAACAGGGGTTTTGAATCCATTAGCTactgcttcagcccaaaagCTGGTATCCAGACACGAGTTAGACAACATGCACCTTGCCTTCTCAAGCAAGGTCCTGTTCACCCTTTCAGCTACTCCATTCTGCTGCGAAGTATGACGAACAATGTGTTGTCTAGCAAAGCCTTCCTCATTGCAAAAGTTATTAAACTCCTCAAAGCAGAATTCCAAGACATTATATGTCCATAGACGCTTCACCCTTTTACTCGTCTGGTTCTGCATAAGCATCGTCCAGTGCTTGAAATTCTAGAAAGCTTCAGATTTTTGCTTCATCATGAATACCCAAGTCTTCCTTGAGTAGTCATCAATGACAAGCAAGAAATATGTAGCTCCTCCCAGAGATGGAACTTTCAAAGGCCCCCAACAATCAGCATGGATGAGGTCTAAGGTTACC is a genomic window containing:
- the LOC100802731 gene encoding UPF0481 protein At3g47200, which translates into the protein MEPATNNNPSPSAHASLHETKYIERVKHALIDFGVPEELRLSDRSIYKVPCYLRKVKEDAYTPQCISIGPIHFKKEELKPMQEHKLRYYQFFGRRVGVSDEQMEAYKHYLETEEKQIRQCYAEKFLDITKDTFVDMMLLDAVFIMELMLRNCEFKSHKAKHEQNHKRTESFRIKNNNDLIMTHSWLSRNIAGDLILIENQIPFFVLQKLYDDVVPRESKKDEHTAGFVKLATEYFAFYDTQMSSSGETKKHCSCYILHCLKEPCKSKGKDRSEISKRPLGSNSEENPEGPKHFTDLIRWQFYLPTECEAGHAHQVLRTATKLQGSGISFEKGDVNKRLLEIAFKKTPILSSFLCFGCFPLSKLFKARLRIPQLKVDHTTERVFKNLVAFEQFHYPDKPYFCNYVSFIDSLIHTQLDVELLVEKEVIVHELGSDKEVATLVNGLCKHVVTNSTCYHHIINKLNDHYMNDWNHTIAALRLVYFRDLWRASGTVVGIAVLVFAVFQFLRVCRYLF